A single region of the Streptomyces caelestis genome encodes:
- a CDS encoding trp operon leader peptide, with amino-acid sequence MFAHSIQTWWWTAHPAAH; translated from the coding sequence ATGTTCGCGCACTCGATCCAGACCTGGTGGTGGACCGCTCATCCGGCGGCCCACTGA
- a CDS encoding anthranilate synthase family protein — protein MNLLGLLDDPRPFALLRRRTPGHGHELIEILVGPVTTYDRLADLPDEGLALVPFRQIHERGFDVRDDGTPLSVLTPEESYVVPLTDALEQLPARDVRVEGGGFDVGDEEYAEIVGRVLREEIGRGEGANFVIRRTYEGEIPGFGRADALALFRRLLEGERGAYWTFVVHTGDRTLVGASPEVHVRMSGGTVVMNPISGTYRYPAEGPTPEHLLDFLADGKEIEELSMVVDEELKMMCTVGDMGGVVVGPRLKEMAHLAHTEYELRGKSSLDVREVLKETMFAATVTGSPVQNACRVIERHEVGGRGYYAGALALLGHDSGGAQTLDSPILIRTADIDAGGRLRVPVGATLVRGSDPEGEVAETHAKAAGVLTALGIRPGRPREESVRPRLADDPRVQAALDGRRASLAPFWLRMQKASAELAGHALVVDGEDTFTAMLAHVLRSGGLEVTVRRYDEDGLREAVLAHEGPVVLGPGPGDPSDLTDPKMRILRNLTAEVLTGHPHGVLGVCLGHELIAAELGLEIVRKEVPYQGAQTTIDLFGRPETVGFYNSFVARCDEGAHQELAAHGVEVSRAANGEVHALRGPGFAGVQFHPESVLTLNGAAVVRDLVGQLRGTNTPSV, from the coding sequence ATGAATCTGCTCGGCTTGCTGGACGACCCCCGCCCGTTCGCCCTGCTGCGCCGCCGCACCCCGGGACACGGCCACGAACTGATCGAGATCCTCGTCGGCCCGGTCACCACGTACGACCGCCTCGCCGACCTCCCCGACGAGGGCCTGGCGCTCGTCCCCTTCCGGCAGATCCACGAGCGCGGCTTCGACGTCCGCGACGACGGCACTCCGCTGTCGGTGCTGACGCCCGAGGAGTCCTACGTCGTCCCGCTCACCGACGCCCTGGAGCAGCTCCCGGCCCGCGACGTGCGCGTCGAGGGCGGCGGCTTCGACGTCGGTGACGAGGAGTACGCGGAGATCGTCGGGCGCGTGCTGCGGGAGGAGATCGGGCGGGGCGAGGGTGCCAACTTCGTCATCCGGCGGACGTACGAGGGTGAGATCCCCGGGTTCGGCCGGGCCGACGCGCTGGCGCTGTTCCGGCGGCTGCTGGAGGGCGAGCGGGGCGCGTACTGGACGTTCGTCGTGCACACCGGCGACCGGACGCTGGTCGGGGCGAGCCCGGAGGTGCACGTCCGGATGTCCGGCGGCACGGTCGTCATGAACCCGATCAGCGGGACGTACCGCTATCCCGCCGAGGGGCCGACGCCCGAGCACCTGCTGGACTTCCTCGCCGACGGCAAGGAGATCGAGGAGCTGTCGATGGTCGTCGACGAGGAGCTCAAGATGATGTGCACCGTCGGCGACATGGGCGGGGTGGTCGTCGGGCCCCGGCTGAAGGAGATGGCGCACCTCGCGCACACCGAGTACGAGCTGCGCGGGAAGTCCTCGCTGGATGTGCGGGAAGTACTGAAGGAGACCATGTTCGCGGCGACCGTCACGGGCTCGCCGGTGCAGAACGCCTGCCGGGTCATCGAGCGGCACGAGGTCGGCGGGCGCGGGTACTACGCCGGTGCCCTGGCCCTCCTCGGCCATGACTCGGGCGGGGCCCAGACCCTCGACTCCCCCATCCTCATCCGCACGGCCGACATCGACGCCGGTGGCCGGCTGCGGGTGCCGGTGGGCGCCACGCTCGTGCGCGGTTCCGACCCGGAGGGCGAGGTCGCGGAGACGCACGCGAAGGCGGCGGGAGTACTGACGGCCCTGGGCATCCGGCCGGGCAGGCCGCGCGAGGAGTCCGTCCGGCCACGACTGGCCGACGACCCACGCGTGCAGGCCGCGCTCGACGGGCGCCGGGCCTCGCTCGCGCCGTTCTGGCTGCGGATGCAGAAGGCGTCCGCAGAGCTGGCCGGACACGCCCTGGTGGTCGACGGCGAGGACACCTTCACGGCGATGCTCGCGCATGTGCTGCGGTCGGGCGGGCTGGAGGTGACCGTCCGGCGGTACGACGAGGACGGGCTCCGGGAGGCGGTGCTCGCGCACGAGGGCCCGGTCGTGCTCGGCCCGGGTCCTGGTGATCCCTCCGATCTCACCGATCCCAAGATGCGGATCCTGCGGAACCTCACGGCCGAAGTCCTCACCGGCCACCCGCACGGCGTGCTCGGCGTCTGCCTCGGGCACGAGCTGATCGCGGCCGAGCTGGGGCTGGAGATCGTACGGAAGGAAGTGCCGTACCAGGGGGCGCAGACGACGATCGACCTGTTCGGGCGGCCGGAGACGGTCGGTTTCTACAACAGCTTCGTGGCACGCTGCGACGAAGGAGCCCATCAGGAGCTGGCCGCGCACGGCGTCGAGGTCAGCCGCGCCGCGAACGGGGAGGTGCACGCGCTGCGCGGGCCCGGATTCGCGGGGGTGCAGTTCCACCCGGAGTCGGTGCTCACGCTCAACGGCGCGGCGGTCGTGCGGGACCTGGTGGGGCAACTGCGGGGCACGAACACGCCCTCGGTGTAG
- a CDS encoding 6-phosphofructokinase encodes MRVGVLTGGGDCPGLNAVIRAIVRKGVQEYGYDFTGFRDGWRGPMENDTVRLDIPAVRGILPRGGTILGSSRTNPLKERNGIRRIKENLAGLEVEALIVIGGEDTLGVAARLSGEYGVPCVGVPKTIDNDLSATDYTFGFDTAVGIATEAIDRLHTTAESHMRVLVCEVMGRHAGWIALHSGLAGGANVILIPEQRFDVEQVCSWVTSRFRASYAPIVVVAEGAMPKDGDMVLKDQTLDSFGHVRLSGVGEWLAKEIEKRTGKEARTTVLGHVQRGGTPSAFDRWLATRFGLHAIDCVRDGDFGTMVALRGTDIVRVPLADATARLKTVDPKLYEEVGVFFG; translated from the coding sequence ATGCGCGTCGGAGTACTGACCGGGGGCGGCGACTGCCCCGGGCTCAACGCCGTCATCCGGGCCATCGTCCGCAAGGGCGTGCAGGAGTACGGCTATGACTTCACCGGCTTCCGGGACGGCTGGCGCGGTCCCATGGAGAACGACACCGTCCGTCTCGACATCCCCGCCGTGCGCGGCATCCTGCCCCGTGGCGGCACCATCCTCGGCTCCTCGCGGACCAATCCGCTGAAGGAGCGCAACGGCATCCGCCGCATCAAGGAGAACCTCGCGGGGCTGGAGGTCGAGGCGCTCATCGTCATCGGCGGCGAGGACACGCTGGGCGTGGCCGCCCGGCTGTCCGGCGAGTACGGCGTGCCCTGTGTGGGCGTTCCGAAGACGATCGACAACGACCTGTCCGCCACGGACTACACCTTCGGCTTCGACACCGCGGTCGGCATCGCCACCGAGGCCATCGACCGGCTGCACACCACCGCCGAGTCCCACATGCGGGTCCTGGTCTGCGAGGTCATGGGCCGGCACGCCGGCTGGATCGCCCTCCACTCGGGCCTGGCCGGGGGCGCGAACGTCATCCTCATCCCCGAGCAGCGCTTCGACGTCGAGCAGGTGTGCTCCTGGGTGACGTCCCGCTTCCGGGCGTCGTACGCGCCGATCGTGGTCGTCGCCGAGGGGGCCATGCCCAAGGACGGCGACATGGTCCTCAAGGACCAGACGCTGGACTCCTTCGGGCACGTCCGCCTGTCCGGTGTCGGCGAGTGGCTCGCCAAGGAGATCGAGAAGCGCACGGGCAAGGAGGCCCGCACGACGGTCCTCGGCCATGTCCAGCGCGGCGGCACCCCCAGCGCCTTCGACCGCTGGCTCGCCACCCGTTTCGGACTGCACGCCATCGACTGCGTCCGCGACGGCGACTTCGGCACGATGGTCGCCCTGCGCGGCACGGACATCGTCCGCGTCCCCCTCGCGGACGCGACGGCCCGCCTGAAGACGGTGGACCCGAAGCTGTACGAGGAGGTCGGGGTGTTCTTCGGCTGA
- a CDS encoding response regulator: MTETTEGRRDPIKVMVVDDHPMWRDAVARDLAESGFAVVATAGDGDQAVRRAKAAAPEVLVLDLNLPGKPGVQVCKEVVAADPALRVLVLSASGEHADVLEAVKSGATGYLLKSASTEELQDAVRRTAAGDPVFTPGLAGLVLGEYRRLASEPAPAPDTDEPKAPRLTDRETEVLRLVAKGLSYKQIAERLVISHRTVQNHVQNTLGKLQLHNRVELVRYAIERGLDDE; encoded by the coding sequence ATGACGGAGACCACGGAGGGCCGGCGGGACCCGATCAAGGTCATGGTGGTCGACGACCACCCCATGTGGCGCGACGCGGTCGCCCGGGACCTGGCCGAGTCGGGCTTCGCGGTGGTCGCCACCGCGGGCGACGGCGACCAGGCCGTGCGCCGCGCCAAGGCCGCCGCACCCGAGGTGCTCGTGCTCGACCTGAACCTGCCCGGCAAGCCCGGCGTCCAGGTCTGCAAGGAGGTCGTCGCCGCCGACCCGGCGCTGCGGGTCCTGGTGCTCTCCGCGAGCGGTGAGCACGCCGACGTCCTGGAGGCGGTGAAGTCCGGCGCGACCGGCTATCTGCTGAAGTCGGCCTCCACCGAGGAACTCCAGGACGCGGTCCGCCGCACGGCCGCCGGTGACCCCGTCTTCACCCCCGGCCTCGCCGGGCTGGTCCTCGGCGAGTACCGCCGCCTGGCCTCCGAACCCGCCCCCGCTCCCGACACCGACGAACCGAAGGCCCCCCGGCTCACCGACCGCGAGACCGAGGTGCTGCGCCTCGTCGCCAAGGGCCTGAGCTACAAGCAGATCGCCGAACGCCTGGTCATCTCCCACCGCACGGTGCAGAACCACGTCCAGAACACCCTCGGCAAACTCCAGTTGCACAACCGCGTGGAGCTGGTCAGGTATGCGATAGAGCGCGGCCTCGACGACGAGTGA
- the macS gene encoding MacS family sensor histidine kinase, whose product MAERERVMRMSVEQPLWRALTAYRVLTMLYAIGLFTTAYEEFTRPWVAVAYYAVLSGWTLATLPRVANAARCTKRFLAADLTIAVAGILLTPVADAPERIHAGGPTLPSIWTAGAVLAFAVKGGWRWAALASGLVAVANLIERGSPARDTVHNVILVCIASIAIGYVVEVARASERTLARALEIEAATRERERLARDIHDSVLQVLAMVQRRGAVIGGEAAELGRMAGEQEVALRTLVSGGLVPVSRVSEDAAEGAVVRAVDEQPEESGPVDLRALLAPYAGARVSLAEPGAPVPLAPVAAREVAAAVGAALDNVRKHAGEQARAWILVEDEPDEVIVTVRDDGPGIPEGRLDQAEGEGRLGVALSIRGRLRDLGGSAELISVPGQGTEVELKVPKDVTNVRGKAERR is encoded by the coding sequence ATGGCCGAGCGCGAGCGAGTCATGAGGATGTCGGTCGAGCAGCCGCTGTGGCGAGCGCTGACCGCCTACCGGGTGCTCACGATGCTGTACGCGATCGGCCTGTTCACCACCGCCTACGAGGAGTTCACCCGGCCCTGGGTCGCCGTCGCCTACTACGCCGTGCTGAGCGGGTGGACCCTGGCCACCCTGCCCCGCGTCGCGAACGCCGCCCGCTGCACCAAGCGGTTCCTCGCCGCCGACCTCACCATCGCCGTCGCCGGCATCCTGCTCACGCCCGTCGCCGACGCGCCCGAGCGGATCCATGCGGGTGGCCCGACCCTGCCGTCGATATGGACCGCCGGTGCCGTCCTCGCCTTCGCCGTCAAGGGCGGCTGGCGCTGGGCGGCCCTCGCCTCCGGCCTGGTGGCCGTCGCCAATCTGATCGAGCGCGGCAGCCCGGCCCGTGACACCGTCCACAACGTCATCCTGGTCTGCATCGCCTCCATCGCCATCGGCTACGTCGTCGAGGTCGCCCGCGCCTCCGAGCGCACCCTCGCCCGCGCCCTGGAGATCGAGGCCGCCACACGCGAGCGGGAGCGCCTCGCCCGGGACATCCACGACAGCGTGCTCCAGGTGCTGGCGATGGTACAGCGGCGCGGCGCGGTGATCGGCGGCGAGGCGGCCGAGCTGGGCCGGATGGCCGGTGAGCAGGAGGTGGCGCTGCGCACCCTGGTCTCCGGGGGACTGGTGCCCGTCTCCCGGGTCTCGGAGGACGCCGCCGAGGGAGCCGTCGTCCGGGCCGTCGACGAGCAGCCGGAGGAGAGCGGCCCCGTCGACCTGCGCGCCCTGCTCGCGCCGTACGCCGGCGCCAGGGTCAGCCTCGCCGAGCCCGGCGCGCCGGTGCCGCTGGCGCCGGTCGCCGCCCGGGAGGTGGCCGCGGCCGTCGGGGCGGCGCTGGACAACGTCCGCAAGCACGCCGGGGAGCAGGCGCGCGCGTGGATCCTCGTCGAGGACGAGCCGGACGAGGTGATCGTCACCGTGCGGGACGACGGACCCGGCATCCCGGAGGGGCGGCTCGACCAGGCCGAGGGCGAGGGGCGGCTCGGCGTCGCCCTGTCGATCCGCGGCCGGCTGCGTGACCTCGGCGGCAGCGCGGAGCTGATCTCGGTGCCGGGCCAGGGCACGGAGGTCGAGTTGAAGGTACCGAAGGACGTGACGAACGTACGGGGGAAGGCGGAGCGGCGATGA
- a CDS encoding lysophospholipid acyltransferase family protein: MKVAVGGPLKVAFRPWVEGLENIPSEGPAILASNHLSFSDSFFLPAVLDRKVTFIAKAEYFTTPGVKGRLTAAFFKGVGQLPVDRSGARGAGEAAIRSGIDVLERGELFGIYPEGTRSPDGRLYRGKPGGLARVALATGAPVIPVAMIDTEKIQPPGKVMPKLMRPGIRIGKPLDFSRYQGMEHDRFVLRAVTDEVMYEIMKLSGQEYVDMYATAMKRQLTEAAKAEKEAEKAARAALARAEKEQAEKAEQEKPEQRRTEP; encoded by the coding sequence ATGAAGGTCGCTGTTGGGGGACCGCTGAAGGTCGCCTTCAGGCCCTGGGTGGAAGGCCTGGAGAACATTCCCTCCGAGGGCCCGGCGATCCTGGCGAGCAACCACCTCTCCTTCTCGGACTCGTTCTTCCTGCCCGCGGTCCTGGACCGCAAGGTCACGTTCATCGCGAAGGCCGAGTACTTCACCACGCCCGGTGTGAAGGGCCGGCTGACGGCCGCCTTCTTCAAGGGAGTCGGCCAGCTTCCGGTGGACCGCTCCGGTGCGCGCGGCGCGGGTGAGGCCGCCATCAGGAGCGGCATCGATGTGCTGGAGCGCGGCGAGCTGTTCGGTATCTACCCGGAGGGGACGCGCTCGCCCGACGGGCGGCTCTACCGCGGCAAGCCGGGCGGCCTCGCGCGCGTGGCGCTCGCGACCGGCGCGCCCGTCATCCCCGTCGCCATGATCGACACGGAGAAGATCCAGCCGCCCGGGAAGGTCATGCCGAAGCTGATGCGTCCCGGCATCCGGATCGGCAAGCCCCTGGACTTCAGCCGCTACCAGGGCATGGAGCACGACCGGTTCGTGCTGCGCGCGGTGACCGACGAGGTCATGTACGAGATCATGAAGCTCTCCGGCCAGGAGTACGTCGACATGTACGCGACGGCCATGAAGCGGCAGCTCACGGAGGCGGCCAAGGCGGAGAAGGAAGCCGAGAAGGCGGCGAGGGCCGCACTCGCGCGGGCGGAGAAGGAACAGGCGGAGAAGGCGGAGCAGGAAAAGCCGGAGCAGAGGCGGACCGAGCCCTAG
- a CDS encoding alpha/beta hydrolase produces MPVLAGAEPFRHEGGEIAVLLCHGFTGSPQSLRPWAEHLAAQGLTVSLPLLPGHGTRWEDLRITGWPDWYAEVDRELRLLCERRAQVFVAGLSMGGALALRLAARHGDAVSGVVVVNPANKVHGLAAHALPVIRHFVPATKGIASDIAKPDSRELGYDRVPLHAAHSLRQFFQVVDRELPQVTQPVLLLRSPQDHVVPPADSARILSRISSTDVKEVLLEQSYHVATLDHDADRIFEESTSFIGRLASGLGKEPGLGKEGTTAGG; encoded by the coding sequence GTGCCGGTCCTTGCCGGAGCCGAGCCGTTTCGCCACGAGGGCGGGGAGATCGCCGTGCTCCTCTGCCACGGCTTCACCGGTTCACCGCAGTCGCTGCGCCCCTGGGCGGAGCATCTCGCCGCACAGGGCCTGACCGTCTCGCTGCCGCTGCTGCCCGGGCACGGCACACGGTGGGAGGACCTGCGGATCACCGGCTGGCCGGACTGGTACGCGGAGGTGGACCGAGAGCTGCGCCTCCTGTGCGAGCGCCGCGCGCAGGTCTTCGTGGCCGGGCTGTCCATGGGGGGCGCCCTGGCCCTGCGGCTCGCCGCGAGGCACGGCGACGCCGTCTCCGGTGTGGTGGTCGTCAACCCGGCGAACAAGGTGCACGGCCTGGCCGCGCACGCCCTCCCGGTGATCCGCCACTTCGTCCCCGCGACGAAGGGCATCGCCAGCGACATCGCCAAGCCGGACAGCAGGGAGCTCGGCTACGACCGGGTGCCGCTGCACGCGGCGCACTCCCTGCGCCAGTTCTTCCAGGTCGTCGACCGCGAGCTGCCCCAGGTCACCCAGCCGGTGCTGCTGCTGCGCAGCCCGCAGGACCACGTGGTGCCGCCCGCCGACTCGGCCCGTATCCTCAGCCGCATCTCGTCGACCGACGTGAAAGAGGTCCTCCTGGAACAGAGCTACCACGTCGCCACGTTGGACCATGACGCGGACCGGATCTTCGAGGAGAGCACCTCGTTCATCGGCCGGCTCGCGTCCGGCCTCGGCAAGGAGCCCGGTCTCGGCAAGGAAGGGACGACCGCAGGTGGCTGA